In a single window of the Prochlorococcus marinus XMU1412 genome:
- the lgt gene encoding prolipoprotein diacylglyceryl transferase, translating to MLIPQAFIQSPGETFFNLGFINIRWYGLLISVSVLIGLFVSKKLAKARNINPDYISEILPSLIISSIIGARAYYVIFEWRQYSGENFFTSVELFNNIIQIPSFLAVWQGGIAIHGGLIGGLISIIYFCKSKKINLKTFIDILIPSIILGQSIGRWGNFFNNEAFGVPTNLPWKLFIPIQNRPLEFLNYEFFHPTFLYESLWNLLIFIVLIITFNKQNKTDFFRPGFISCLYLISYSFGRFWIEGLRTDPLCIGGLPPFCDGGIRMAQFISIFLFSSGLIGIFFLRLRTYSGKNRKNG from the coding sequence ATGCTTATACCTCAAGCTTTTATACAATCTCCAGGAGAAACTTTTTTCAATTTAGGATTTATAAATATTAGATGGTATGGACTACTTATTTCGGTTTCAGTTTTGATAGGCCTATTTGTCTCTAAAAAACTAGCAAAGGCAAGAAATATCAACCCAGATTACATTAGTGAAATACTTCCATCATTAATAATATCTTCAATAATTGGAGCTAGGGCTTATTACGTAATTTTTGAATGGAGGCAATATAGCGGAGAGAACTTTTTTACTTCTGTTGAACTATTCAATAACATCATTCAAATACCTTCTTTTCTTGCAGTTTGGCAAGGAGGCATCGCAATCCATGGTGGTCTAATTGGAGGATTAATATCTATTATCTATTTCTGTAAGTCGAAAAAAATTAATTTAAAAACTTTTATAGATATATTAATACCCTCGATTATTCTGGGACAATCAATAGGAAGGTGGGGAAATTTTTTCAATAATGAAGCCTTTGGAGTTCCCACAAATTTGCCTTGGAAATTATTTATACCTATCCAAAATAGGCCTTTAGAATTTCTTAATTATGAATTTTTTCATCCTACATTTCTCTACGAGTCATTATGGAATCTTTTAATTTTCATCGTCCTTATTATTACCTTTAATAAACAAAATAAAACAGATTTTTTCAGGCCTGGCTTTATCAGCTGTCTTTATTTAATAAGTTATAGCTTTGGAAGATTCTGGATTGAAGGTTTAAGAACTGACCCACTATGCATTGGTGGACTTCCACCTTTCTGTGATGGCGGTATAAGAATGGCTCAATTTATAAGTATTTTTCTATTTTCTTCTGGATTAATTGGAATATTTTTTTTAAGATTGAGAACATATAGTGGGAAAAATAGAAAGAATGGATAA
- the petC gene encoding cytochrome b6-f complex iron-sulfur subunit has translation MTQLSSNDVPSMGRRQFMNLLTFGTATGVALGALYPVANYFMPLRAGGGGGGTSAKDELGNPITQTGWLAAHQAGDRSLVQGLKGDPTYLIVNEGGEIGDFGLNAICTHLGCVVPWDSGANKFICPCHGSQYDTNGKVVRGPAPLSLALAHVDIEDDAVLVKQWSETDFRTNENPWWA, from the coding sequence ATGACTCAATTAAGTTCCAATGATGTCCCTTCAATGGGTCGCAGGCAATTTATGAATCTTCTTACATTTGGTACTGCAACTGGTGTAGCTTTAGGAGCCCTTTACCCTGTAGCGAATTATTTCATGCCTTTAAGAGCAGGCGGTGGGGGAGGTGGAACTTCTGCTAAAGATGAATTAGGAAATCCAATAACTCAGACAGGTTGGTTAGCTGCCCATCAAGCAGGAGACAGAAGTCTAGTACAAGGTCTAAAGGGAGATCCAACTTATTTAATAGTTAATGAGGGTGGGGAAATAGGAGATTTTGGTTTAAATGCAATTTGTACTCATTTAGGTTGCGTTGTCCCATGGGATAGTGGTGCTAATAAATTCATATGTCCTTGTCATGGCAGTCAGTACGATACTAATGGGAAGGTAGTTAGAGGGCCTGCTCCTTTATCTTTAGCTCTAGCTCATGTCGATATTGAAGATGATGCTGTACTCGTCAAACAATGGTCAGAAACTGACTTTAGAACTAATGAAAATCCATGGTGGGCATAA
- the tsaD gene encoding tRNA (adenosine(37)-N6)-threonylcarbamoyltransferase complex transferase subunit TsaD → MHKVLAIETSCDETSVSVVSNIGDTFRIHSNIIASQIQDHSKWGGVVPELAARKHLESLPFVLDKALEESNIKIEEVDYIASTVAPGLVGCLRVGSITARSLCMLHSKPFLGIHHLEGHLSSILFSENYPKKSFLTLLVSGGHTELIKVDERRRMQRLGKSFDDAAGEAFDKVGRLLGLSYPGGPAIEKIAKNGDPMKFNLPKCRISDKKGGFLKYDFSFSGLKTAVLRLVERINLDGKTVPIPDIAASFERVVAEVLVERTIKCADDHSLDNVVVVGGVAANNTLRKMMISEARKKSIKVHLAPLNLCTDNAAMIGAAALFRIKFKDHLSSLKLGVAGRLSIEQANTLYEENPPF, encoded by the coding sequence ATGCATAAAGTTTTAGCTATTGAAACAAGTTGTGATGAGACATCTGTCTCAGTAGTTTCTAATATTGGCGATACTTTTAGAATACATTCAAATATAATTGCCTCTCAAATTCAAGATCATTCAAAATGGGGAGGAGTTGTTCCTGAACTGGCAGCTAGAAAGCATTTAGAGTCATTACCTTTTGTTTTAGATAAGGCTTTAGAAGAATCAAATATCAAAATTGAGGAAGTTGATTATATTGCATCAACTGTAGCTCCTGGATTAGTTGGTTGTTTAAGAGTTGGCTCCATAACTGCAAGATCACTTTGCATGTTACATTCAAAACCATTTTTGGGAATTCATCATTTGGAGGGGCATTTATCTTCAATTCTCTTTTCAGAAAACTATCCAAAGAAATCCTTTCTTACATTACTTGTTAGCGGTGGGCATACTGAATTGATAAAGGTTGATGAAAGAAGGAGAATGCAAAGACTTGGGAAAAGTTTTGATGATGCTGCTGGAGAGGCATTTGATAAAGTTGGCAGATTATTAGGTCTTAGTTATCCAGGAGGACCAGCAATTGAAAAGATTGCTAAAAATGGGGACCCAATGAAATTTAATTTACCAAAATGCAGGATTTCTGATAAAAAAGGTGGATTCCTTAAATATGATTTCTCTTTTAGTGGTCTAAAAACTGCCGTATTAAGATTAGTTGAGAGAATAAATTTGGATGGGAAGACCGTTCCAATTCCTGATATTGCTGCAAGTTTTGAGAGAGTAGTGGCAGAGGTCTTGGTAGAGAGAACAATAAAATGTGCAGATGATCATAGTTTGGATAATGTTGTTGTGGTTGGGGGAGTGGCTGCTAACAATACATTAAGAAAAATGATGATTAGTGAAGCTCGTAAAAAATCCATTAAAGTTCATTTAGCTCCCCTTAATCTTTGTACAGATAATGCTGCAATGATTGGAGCGGCGGCGTTGTTCAGGATCAAATTTAAGGATCATTTAAGTTCCCTTAAATTAGGTGTCGCAGGAAGACTATCAATTGAACAAGCAAATACCCTGTATGAAGAAAATCCTCCTTTCTAA
- a CDS encoding Rqc2 family fibronectin-binding protein has protein sequence MDITSIRSVLHYLTKNILPTKFETAQQPEPNTIQLCFRGVDSQTWLEVSWNGDSPRILKINKPEKIGRESTLSKQIRYGLKYMALISIDQDDFERVIKFSFAKKPGDKINKYLIFELMGKHSNIFYLDNKQKIIAVGKQIKSSQSSFRTISTGSTYSGPPVNLKKQPREDESFQSWKNSISIVPESLKYCLINTYQGVSPILTKQLEVISKTGNPQIMQKNIDFISDSDLKEIFKNWKIWINRFKNNKFKFTPFNNDFYCVWFFDKEINCENKIDLCTSLENYYDYYLKQKKLELLEKKIEGIIFKQTNTEKKNLNIQYDLLTKSENYEVFKEKADNIFTSSEITKRDIIKGQKLYKKSKKLKRSRELIKERLIIYKTNIERLEEFTTLLENLISLNHEKLFMRIKLLEEIMEEICNEFNINIKKQREDQKSTYEIQSSPIQVDTPTGLKLQVGRNMRQNELISFKFSKKGDLWFHAQESPGSHVVLKSSSQAASEQDLQIAADLAALFSKAKRNIKVPINLVKIKDLQKIKKGGPGCVSFKNGEIIWGNPTRGEDYIKKNLKTVI, from the coding sequence ATGGACATTACATCTATTAGATCTGTCTTGCATTATTTGACAAAGAATATCTTACCTACAAAGTTTGAAACTGCCCAACAGCCAGAGCCTAATACAATTCAATTATGTTTCAGAGGAGTTGATTCTCAAACATGGTTAGAAGTTTCATGGAATGGGGACTCTCCTAGAATACTAAAGATAAATAAGCCAGAAAAGATTGGGAGAGAAAGCACACTTTCTAAACAAATAAGATATGGATTAAAGTATATGGCTTTAATTTCGATTGATCAAGATGATTTCGAGAGAGTTATAAAATTTAGTTTTGCGAAAAAACCTGGAGATAAAATTAATAAGTATTTAATTTTTGAATTAATGGGAAAACATAGCAATATTTTTTATTTGGATAATAAACAAAAAATAATTGCTGTTGGTAAACAAATTAAATCAAGTCAATCTAGCTTTAGAACAATTTCAACAGGATCAACTTATTCTGGCCCTCCAGTTAATCTCAAAAAACAACCTAGAGAAGATGAGTCTTTTCAATCATGGAAAAACTCAATTTCAATAGTACCTGAGTCTTTGAAATACTGTTTAATAAATACCTATCAAGGAGTAAGCCCTATCCTCACAAAACAATTAGAGGTTATTAGCAAAACTGGCAATCCGCAAATAATGCAAAAAAATATCGATTTCATTAGCGATTCGGACTTAAAGGAGATATTTAAAAATTGGAAGATTTGGATAAATAGGTTTAAAAACAATAAATTTAAGTTTACTCCATTTAACAATGATTTTTATTGTGTTTGGTTTTTTGATAAAGAAATTAATTGCGAGAATAAAATAGATTTATGCACCAGTTTAGAGAATTATTATGATTATTATCTGAAACAAAAAAAACTTGAATTATTGGAAAAGAAAATTGAAGGGATAATTTTTAAACAGACCAATACTGAGAAAAAGAATTTAAATATTCAATATGATCTTCTTACAAAATCAGAGAACTACGAGGTATTTAAAGAAAAAGCTGACAATATATTCACTTCAAGTGAAATTACAAAACGAGATATTATTAAAGGTCAAAAATTATATAAAAAGTCAAAAAAACTTAAGAGATCTAGAGAATTGATAAAAGAAAGATTAATTATTTACAAAACAAATATTGAAAGATTAGAAGAATTCACTACTCTCCTAGAAAATTTAATTTCTTTAAATCATGAAAAACTTTTTATGAGAATCAAACTACTAGAAGAAATTATGGAAGAAATTTGTAACGAGTTTAATATCAATATCAAGAAGCAAAGAGAAGATCAGAAAAGTACATATGAGATACAATCTTCACCAATTCAAGTTGACACTCCCACAGGATTGAAGCTTCAGGTAGGGAGAAATATGAGGCAAAATGAGCTAATAAGCTTTAAGTTTTCAAAAAAAGGCGATTTATGGTTTCACGCACAGGAATCACCAGGCAGCCATGTAGTTTTGAAGTCTTCATCTCAAGCAGCATCTGAACAGGATCTTCAAATAGCTGCAGATTTAGCTGCTTTATTTAGTAAGGCAAAAAGAAACATTAAAGTACCAATTAATTTAGTAAAAATTAAAGATTTACAAAAAATCAAAAAAGGAGGACCTGGTTGCGTTTCCTTTAAAAATGGAGAAATTATTTGGGGAAATCCTACAAGAGGAGAAGATTACATTAAAAAAAATCTTAAAACAGTAATTTAG
- a CDS encoding Photosystem I reaction center subunit III, which produces MKFFFSIITSVFLFLGITPVALAANGPALNADRASTEYTASALTKCSENSKFIERANSATTQKDIARFERYGKASCGDDGLPHLIIGPPLEPWGALLNRGHEGDLLIPGVLFIYIAGIIGWSGREYLIESKKTKNPADLEIIIDLDLARKCLVKGAQWPLLANKQGRNGDLREKDKNITLNGPR; this is translated from the coding sequence ATGAAATTCTTTTTTTCAATAATAACCTCAGTTTTTCTGTTCCTCGGAATTACTCCAGTTGCTCTAGCTGCCAATGGGCCTGCCTTAAACGCAGATAGAGCCAGCACTGAATATACTGCTTCAGCTCTCACAAAATGCTCTGAAAATTCTAAATTCATTGAGAGAGCAAATTCTGCAACTACTCAAAAAGACATTGCAAGATTTGAAAGATACGGAAAAGCATCATGCGGAGATGATGGCCTCCCACATTTAATAATTGGACCTCCTCTTGAGCCATGGGGAGCCCTTTTAAATAGAGGTCATGAAGGAGATCTACTTATTCCGGGAGTGCTGTTCATTTATATTGCTGGAATTATAGGCTGGTCAGGGAGAGAGTATCTTATTGAATCAAAAAAGACTAAGAACCCAGCAGATCTTGAGATCATTATTGACCTAGACTTAGCCAGAAAATGTCTTGTGAAAGGGGCACAATGGCCTCTGCTTGCTAATAAGCAAGGTAGAAATGGAGATCTAAGAGAGAAAGACAAAAATATTACACTTAATGGTCCTCGCTAA
- the tatC gene encoding twin-arginine translocase subunit TatC → MRGTGQSENKLSDSMTFSDHLEELRQRILNSIYSILISIFFSFLIIKPLISFLEIPAGDIHLLQLAPGEFLFVAIKVAGYSGLIVSMPYIFYQIILFISPGLTKQEKSLILPAVFGSGLLFFLGLIFSWWILVPAAINFFISFGADIVEPTWSIERYFDFVLLLMSSTAIAFQLPVLQFILGSLGIITTEKMISNWKIVVISSAILSAVITPSTDPLTMSLLSISMVFLFFVGTGLTYLSENLKSKTLSSSH, encoded by the coding sequence ATGAGAGGTACAGGTCAAAGTGAAAATAAATTATCAGATTCGATGACTTTTAGTGATCATTTGGAGGAGCTTCGTCAAAGGATACTAAACTCAATTTACTCAATACTTATTTCAATATTCTTTAGTTTTCTCATCATAAAGCCATTAATATCTTTTTTAGAAATCCCAGCTGGTGATATTCATTTACTACAACTTGCTCCAGGAGAGTTTTTATTTGTCGCTATTAAAGTTGCAGGTTACAGCGGATTGATAGTTTCTATGCCTTATATTTTTTATCAAATAATATTATTCATTTCTCCTGGTTTAACAAAACAAGAAAAAAGCCTTATCTTGCCCGCAGTTTTTGGTTCAGGTCTTCTGTTTTTTTTAGGATTAATTTTTTCATGGTGGATATTAGTCCCTGCAGCAATAAATTTCTTCATTAGTTTTGGTGCTGATATTGTTGAACCAACTTGGTCCATAGAAAGATATTTTGATTTTGTTCTCTTATTAATGTCGAGCACTGCAATAGCTTTTCAATTGCCAGTATTACAATTTATTCTTGGTTCTCTTGGAATAATCACGACAGAAAAAATGATTTCGAATTGGAAGATAGTTGTAATTTCCTCAGCAATATTATCTGCAGTGATTACCCCTTCAACAGACCCATTGACTATGTCATTGCTATCTATATCGATGGTTTTTTTATTTTTTGTGGGTACTGGATTAACTTACTTATCAGAAAATCTTAAATCAAAAACTCTTTCATCTTCTCATTAA
- the psaJ gene encoding photosystem I reaction center subunit IX yields the protein MFKILNTKFVRSAPVVAAIWLSLTAGIIIEFNRFFPDLLFHPMS from the coding sequence ATGTTCAAAATTCTAAACACAAAATTTGTCAGATCTGCCCCAGTAGTAGCAGCAATTTGGCTAAGCCTTACAGCCGGAATAATTATTGAATTTAATAGATTTTTCCCAGATTTATTATTCCATCCAATGAGCTGA
- the petA gene encoding cytochrome f gives MKKTTLFICTLLFISSIVFHPSITFAYPFWAQQNYESPREATGKIVCANCHLAQMPTIAEVPQSVGADSVFKAVVKIPYKNDLKEIGADGSEVPLQVGAVVMLPDGFKLAPQERWTEEIKEETEGVYFTNYSEEKDNIIIVGPLPGDTNKEIVFPVLSPNPSTNKEYHYGKYSLHIGGNRGRGQVYPTGDKSNNVVFTSSTSGTINSIETIEDGSYKVNIENDNGEITSEAVPVGPQLIVKAQDKINAGDPLTNDPNVGGFGQLDAEVVLQSPYRVIGLIAFFIGVGLTQILLVLKKKQVEKVQAAEGI, from the coding sequence ATGAAAAAAACAACTTTATTTATCTGTACTCTGCTTTTCATTTCGAGCATTGTATTTCATCCATCGATCACTTTTGCTTATCCATTTTGGGCTCAGCAAAACTACGAATCCCCAAGAGAAGCCACAGGTAAGATAGTCTGCGCAAATTGTCATCTAGCTCAGATGCCTACAATTGCAGAGGTTCCACAATCTGTTGGAGCAGACAGTGTTTTCAAAGCAGTAGTCAAAATACCCTACAAAAATGACTTAAAAGAGATCGGGGCTGATGGTTCTGAAGTCCCATTACAAGTTGGTGCTGTTGTAATGCTGCCTGATGGCTTTAAACTTGCTCCACAAGAAAGATGGACGGAAGAAATCAAAGAGGAGACCGAGGGGGTCTATTTCACTAATTACAGTGAAGAGAAAGATAATATCATCATTGTTGGACCTCTACCTGGCGATACGAATAAAGAAATCGTTTTCCCTGTACTTTCCCCTAATCCATCCACTAATAAAGAATATCACTATGGGAAATACTCGTTACATATTGGAGGCAATAGAGGTAGAGGTCAGGTATACCCAACTGGAGACAAAAGCAATAATGTAGTTTTCACTTCTTCCACCTCAGGAACAATAAATTCAATAGAAACAATTGAAGATGGTAGCTATAAGGTCAATATAGAAAATGATAATGGTGAGATAACTTCTGAAGCAGTACCTGTTGGTCCTCAACTTATCGTAAAAGCACAAGACAAAATTAATGCAGGTGACCCTCTTACTAATGATCCCAACGTTGGTGGCTTTGGGCAATTAGATGCCGAGGTTGTACTTCAAAGCCCTTATAGAGTAATTGGATTGATTGCATTTTTCATTGGTGTAGGCTTAACACAAATACTTTTAGTATTAAAGAAAAAACAAGTAGAAAAAGTGCAGGCAGCAGAGGGTATCTAA
- the cobM gene encoding precorrin-4 C(11)-methyltransferase, with amino-acid sequence MDKKITFIGVGPGDPELLTLKALKKIKIADVIIWTDSLIPEKILDLAKEGSEKIKTSSLNLEQITSIMIEKFQAGKTVIRLHDGDPCLFGAIREQIEILKNEKIETEVVPGVSAFQVAAAYHEAELTIPDVTQTIILTRAGGRTGMPEKESLKDLAKHNSSICLYLSARHVKRSQETLLEFYPPETKVIVGFRVSWDDGWTSIIELKDMEKFSIEKRLIRTTIYIISPAISNSQKRSNLYNPSYRHLFRNK; translated from the coding sequence ATGGATAAAAAAATAACTTTTATTGGTGTTGGTCCAGGCGATCCAGAATTATTAACTTTAAAAGCATTAAAGAAGATAAAAATTGCAGATGTCATTATTTGGACTGATTCTCTAATTCCTGAAAAGATTTTAGATTTAGCTAAAGAAGGTTCTGAAAAAATAAAAACGAGTTCGCTCAACTTAGAGCAAATCACCTCAATTATGATAGAAAAATTTCAGGCAGGGAAAACTGTTATCAGGTTGCATGATGGAGACCCTTGCCTTTTTGGAGCAATTAGAGAGCAAATCGAAATTTTAAAAAACGAAAAAATTGAAACTGAGGTTGTTCCTGGAGTAAGTGCTTTTCAAGTTGCTGCAGCATATCATGAAGCCGAGTTAACCATCCCTGACGTAACGCAAACAATAATTTTAACTAGAGCAGGAGGACGAACAGGGATGCCCGAAAAAGAATCTCTGAAAGATCTTGCGAAACACAATTCCTCTATATGTCTTTATCTTAGTGCTAGGCATGTGAAAAGATCTCAAGAAACTCTACTAGAGTTCTACCCTCCAGAGACTAAAGTGATTGTTGGATTCAGAGTGTCTTGGGATGATGGTTGGACATCAATAATAGAATTAAAAGATATGGAAAAATTTTCTATTGAGAAAAGACTAATTAGAACAACCATTTACATAATTAGCCCAGCAATTAGTAATTCTCAAAAAAGATCTAATCTTTATAATCCATCTTATAGACATCTCTTTAGGAATAAATAA
- a CDS encoding DUF3067 family protein, translating to MNPLLVDEVIHYLIHRWGKKYDFRLFRRGKFVYFQMMWGFLGQESFPLSEDEYKKSIADKIEILNRCGYSEEVREWLKKVNAKPRLGRAVSLQLNLNEKMKEFLI from the coding sequence ATGAACCCATTACTAGTAGATGAAGTTATACATTATTTGATTCATCGCTGGGGGAAAAAATATGATTTTAGACTCTTTAGAAGAGGAAAATTTGTATATTTTCAGATGATGTGGGGATTCCTTGGACAGGAATCATTCCCTTTAAGTGAAGATGAATATAAAAAATCGATAGCTGATAAAATCGAGATTTTAAATAGATGTGGATATTCAGAAGAAGTAAGGGAATGGCTAAAGAAAGTCAATGCTAAGCCAAGATTAGGTAGAGCTGTTAGCTTGCAATTGAATCTTAATGAGAAGATGAAAGAGTTTTTGATTTAA
- a CDS encoding high light inducible protein, which translates to MNKQPKIEIKETKNFVDKKELNLWKRGFTPQAEIWNGRMATVGIGIIFIIIALISQLS; encoded by the coding sequence ATGAACAAACAACCTAAAATCGAGATTAAAGAAACAAAAAACTTCGTTGATAAAAAGGAACTAAATTTGTGGAAAAGAGGTTTCACCCCTCAAGCTGAAATATGGAATGGAAGGATGGCAACTGTTGGTATAGGAATTATTTTTATAATTATTGCTTTAATAAGCCAGTTATCTTAA
- the gmk gene encoding guanylate kinase, with the protein MKNQKKLIILTGPSGVGKGTVVKEILGKEKNFWLSISATTREPREGEKDGENYYFLNQEKFKEMIEQNLFLEWAQFAGNYYGTPLSSVNEKIKKGFTVLLEIEVEGARQIKDKFPNSLSIFLLPPDKKELERRIRNRGTEKEEAIKKRLSRANYEISVANQFDFALTNHNVDETAKKIIKLIKT; encoded by the coding sequence ATGAAAAATCAAAAAAAACTTATTATCCTTACTGGACCCAGCGGGGTAGGTAAAGGAACAGTTGTGAAAGAAATATTAGGTAAAGAAAAAAATTTTTGGCTTTCAATTTCTGCAACTACTAGAGAACCTAGAGAGGGAGAGAAGGACGGAGAAAATTACTACTTTTTAAATCAAGAAAAGTTTAAAGAAATGATTGAACAAAACTTGTTTCTTGAATGGGCTCAATTCGCTGGAAACTACTATGGAACTCCTTTGTCTTCTGTTAATGAGAAAATAAAAAAGGGATTTACTGTACTACTTGAAATTGAAGTAGAGGGTGCAAGGCAAATAAAAGATAAGTTTCCTAATTCACTGTCAATATTTTTACTTCCTCCGGATAAAAAAGAGTTAGAGAGAAGAATAAGAAACAGAGGTACAGAAAAAGAAGAGGCAATTAAAAAAAGACTCTCAAGGGCTAATTATGAGATTTCTGTAGCAAATCAATTTGATTTTGCATTAACTAATCACAATGTTGATGAAACAGCAAAAAAAATAATCAAGTTAATAAAAACTTGA